The Zingiber officinale cultivar Zhangliang chromosome 10A, Zo_v1.1, whole genome shotgun sequence genome contains a region encoding:
- the LOC122027076 gene encoding thylakoid membrane protein slr0575-like, with amino-acid sequence MFIAGAVASPAAACSLSRFGFQPAEVAISHPKLLSSNWRPPVGRPLLPTHGRFSCRRLVLVASAADSTQPSSAAAAKTIVPDNGFSFSKVSFGVIGLAVGGSLLSYGFGAYFTIFPGSEWSAILLTYGFPLTVIGMALKYAELKPVPCITYNDAEDLREKCATPILKQVRNDVTRFRYGDEQHLDEALKRIFQYGLGGGIPRRSAPILRMIREEVTEDGRYCLVLVFEAKALRLSDFEQRQAKFTSFFGPGIAAEIGKGGEADFYEVRLISQTTSEPSSQS; translated from the exons ATGTTCATCGCAGGCGCAGTGGCCTCACCGGCGGCGGCTTGCTCGCTCTCACGCTTTGGCTTTCAACCCGCTGAGGTTGCCATATCCCACCCCAAACTACTCTCCTCCAACTGGCGGCCGCCCGTGGGACGGCCCCTCCTTCCCACTCACGGACGATTCAGCTGCCGAAGGCTTGTGCTCGTTGCGAGTGCCGCAGATTCCACTCAACCGTCCTCCGCCGCCGCTGCCAAAACAATCGTTCCCGACAATGGTTTCtccttctccaag GTCTCTTTCGGTGTTATTGGTTTGGCTGTAGGTGGTAGTCTTCTCTC ATACGGATTTGGTGCATATTTCACTATTTTCCCTGGCTCAGAGTGGTCAGCTATACTACTTACATATGGATTTCCTTTGACAGTCATTGGTATGGCATTGAAG TATGCAGAACTTAAACCGGTGCCATGTATAACTTACAATGATGCAGAGGATTTGAGGGAAAAATGTGCTACTCCTATTCTTAAACAG GTAAGGAATGATGTTACACGATTTCGTTATGGTGATGAGCAACACTTGGATGAGGCATTGAAAAGGATTTTCCAATATGGTCTG GGTGGTGGGATCCCACGACGAAGTGCACCAATCTTGCGGATGATACGTGAAGAA GTAACAGAAGATGGAAGATATTGCTTAGTTCTAGTGTTTGAAGCAAAAGCTTTGAGATTGTCTGATTTTGAACAAAGACAG GCAAAATTCACATCGTTCTTTGGACCAGGAATTGCTGCAGAAATTG GGAAAGGAGGAGAAGCTGATTTTTACGAAGTTCGCCTTATCTCGCAGACGACTTCAGAACCAAGTTCACAATCATAA
- the LOC122026637 gene encoding pentatricopeptide repeat-containing protein At1g08070, chloroplastic-like, producing MLLFFETSTNPTLTSPPSPSTSRMIDAPLSRDPRSLVRLIKSVVVVAAAAASSSPSAPHTLQKLHSHVRKLGLLSNDFVSSALISSFATFGFVHFSRQLYDEIPQPGIVPRTAMARAYSADGQPEKTLLIFRALLVSGLSPDPIALATAISACHQSGILSVAKTIHGYIISSGIVVDPFVTTELIKVYGYHGKLGICQRLFDEMPVRTLVSWNTLLHQYVKHGDVDSACKLFAKMAERDVVSWNTLISGFSQLGRSREALAFFRQMTFSSEKANRLTFSIILSACASIGALDTGIWLHAYLGSIIFNSDGSLDHCLIDMYAKCGSIEKAMQVFESKPVRRDLYSWTSAICGLAMHGRADHALRLFSQMMQVGIKPDDVTLVGVLNACAHGGLVELGFKLFSCMEGIYGLAPKIEHYGCVIDLLGRAGRLREAYDTILKMPMKPNTVLWGILLSTCKVHNNVDLAEIAAMNLIELDPDDPWARVMLSNIYAEIGDWGGVMRLRKEMNSVGLKKTPGCSSIEISGEIYEFLVGDSLHPQIEEILEILEIIEAHMQVH from the exons ATGCTGCTGTTCTTTGAAACCAGCACAAAC CCCACTCTGACTTCCCCTCCGAGTCCGAGTACAAGCCGAATGATCGACGCGCCCTTGTCGCGCGACCCCCGCTCGCTCGTGCGCCTCATTAAATCCGTCGTCgtcgtcgccgccgccgccgcctcctcctccccTTCCGCCCCTCACACGCTGCAGAAGCTCCACTCTCATGTTCGGAAGCTTGGCCTCCTCTCGAATGACTTCGTTTCTAGTGCCCTCATCTCCTCGTTCGCTACTTTCGGCTTCGTCCACTTCTCTCGCCAACTGTATGATGAAATTCCCCAACCAGGCATTGTCCCTCGGACAGCTATGGCCAGGGCCTACAGTGCTGACGGACAACCTGAAAAAACATTGCTTATATTCCGAGCTTTGCTCGTGTCTGGCCTATCCCCAGACCCTATCGCTCTTGCAACTGCAATATCCGCGTGCCACCAATCCGGAATCTTATCTGTGGCAAAGACGATTCACGGGTACATTATCAGTAGTGGAATTGTAGTCGATCCATTTGTCACCACTGAGTTGATCAAGGTTTATGGTTACCATGGTAAGCTAGGTATCTGCCAGCGTTTGTTCGATGAAATGCCTGTTAGAACTCTCGTATCATGGAACACCTTATTGCATCAATATGTGAAGCATGGTGATGTTGATTCTGCATGCAAATTGTTTGCCAAGATGGCTGAGAGGGACGTCGTTTCATGGAACACGTTGATATCAGGATTTTCTCAACTGGGTAGGAGTAGAGAGGCATTGGCATTCTTCCGTCAGATGACATTTTCTAGTGAGAAGGCCAACAGGCTCACCTTTTCAATTATTCTCTCGGCCTGCGCTAGCATAGGTGCTCTTGATACCGGTATCTGGCTTCATGCCTATTTAGGAAGTATCATTTTTAACTCAGATGGATCTTTGGATCATTGCCTAATTGATATGTATGCCAAGTGTGGTAGCATTGAAAAGGCTATGCAAGTCTTTGAGAGCAAACCAGTTAGAAGAGATTTGTACTCCTGGACTTCAGCAATATGTGGGCTTGCAATGCATGGGAGAGCTGACCACGCCCTTCGCTTGTTTTCACAGATGATGCAAGTGGGGATCAAACCTGATGATGTGACCCTGGTTGGTGTTCTCAATGCTTGTGCTCACGGAGGATTAGTAGAACTAGGATTTAAGTTATTTTCTTGTATGGAGGGAATCTATGGCTTAGCACCCAAAATCGAACATTATGGGTGTGTCATTGATCTTTTAGGCCGTGCAGGCAGATTAAGAGAAGCTTATGATACTATTTTGAAGATGCCGATGAAGCCTAATACAGTTCTATGGGGGATTCTGTTAAGTACCTGCAAGGTTCACAACAATGTGGACCTAGCTGAGATTGCTGCAATGAATTTGATTGAattggatccagatgatccatGGGCTAGAGTGATGCTATCAAACATATATGCAGAAATTGGTGATTGGGGTGGTGTTATGAGACTAAGGAAGGAGATGAACTCTGTGGGCCTGAAGAAAACACCAGGTTGTAGCTCTATTGAAATTAGTGGAGAGATTTATGAGTTTCTTGTTGGTGATAGTTTACATCCTCAGATTGAGGAGATTCTTGAAATATTGGAAATCATTGAAGCTCACATGCAAGTTCATTGA